Proteins encoded in a region of the Thermocaproicibacter melissae genome:
- the pfkB gene encoding 1-phosphofructokinase, producing MAAQVVAVALNPSVDRTVEVKNFTPGGLNRAVSSRVDPAGKAINAARVLKSFGPQVAVVGFAGGNTGSLLHESLSKEGIGDALIDISGETRINLKILDQETGSMTEINERGPEIAQADLRRFEAKFRELCGKAKLVVLSGSLPPAVPADYYACLLDEARQFGVRTILDADGEALREGICKVPYAVKPNLAELRRLTGRSLETMQSILDAGRELTTAGISVVIISMGADGAVVMNQHQAFCAKPWKITAASATGAGDSMVGALAGALLRGAELEDIARITVAAGTVTASKQGTQLCTKDEVLESLSFVTLRSLKG from the coding sequence ATGGCGGCACAAGTTGTTGCAGTTGCACTGAATCCATCGGTTGACCGAACGGTAGAAGTAAAGAATTTCACTCCGGGTGGACTGAACCGGGCAGTCTCTTCCCGCGTTGACCCCGCCGGAAAGGCAATCAACGCTGCACGCGTTCTAAAAAGTTTTGGCCCACAAGTCGCAGTTGTCGGTTTCGCAGGCGGGAATACAGGAAGTCTGCTCCATGAGTCGCTCTCAAAGGAAGGCATCGGCGACGCGCTGATTGATATATCGGGCGAAACACGCATCAATCTGAAGATTCTCGATCAAGAAACGGGCAGCATGACGGAAATTAACGAAAGGGGGCCGGAGATTGCGCAGGCAGACCTTCGTCGGTTTGAGGCAAAGTTCCGTGAACTCTGCGGAAAAGCGAAGCTTGTCGTTTTAAGCGGCAGCCTGCCGCCTGCTGTTCCGGCAGACTATTACGCGTGTCTGCTTGATGAAGCGAGGCAGTTCGGCGTCCGTACAATTCTTGATGCAGACGGGGAGGCGCTGCGGGAAGGAATCTGTAAAGTCCCTTATGCCGTGAAGCCGAACCTCGCGGAGCTTCGCAGGCTGACCGGCCGTTCCCTCGAAACGATGCAGAGTATTCTCGATGCCGGGCGTGAGCTGACGACTGCCGGAATTTCTGTTGTTATCATCTCCATGGGCGCCGACGGTGCCGTTGTGATGAATCAGCATCAGGCGTTTTGCGCCAAGCCGTGGAAGATTACCGCGGCGAGCGCTACCGGTGCTGGTGATTCGATGGTGGGAGCACTGGCTGGAGCACTGCTTCGCGGAGCGGAGCTCGAAGACATTGCACGCATTACGGTAGCTGCGGGCACCGTTACCGCGTCCAAGCAGGGCACACAGCTTTGCACGAAAGATGAAGTGTTGGAGAGTCTTTCCTTTGTTACGCTCCGTTCACTTAAGGGTTAA
- a CDS encoding spore coat protein, with protein sequence MAQITEKELSAIEDELSSEQTLIAKMKAYSQMCTDQELKQKCDAIAQKHQAHYDRLMSFLN encoded by the coding sequence TTGGCACAAATTACCGAAAAAGAATTGTCTGCCATTGAGGATGAGCTTTCCAGCGAGCAGACGCTCATTGCGAAGATGAAAGCCTATTCTCAAATGTGCACCGACCAAGAACTGAAACAGAAATGTGATGCAATTGCCCAAAAGCATCAGGCACATTATGACAGACTCATGAGTTTTTTGAACTGA
- the pheS gene encoding phenylalanine--tRNA ligase subunit alpha yields MKEQLETIRKKAEQDLLRAADKKALEDLRIRYLGKKGELTAILKQMGSLSAEERPVIGQLANQIRAHIEEELTARAAEIREAETERRLKKEKIDVTLPGKRRELGHKHPLNIELDEIKEIFIGLGFDIVSGPEVEYDYYNFEALNLPKDHPARDTQDTFYITDNILLRTQTSPVQVRTMEKQKPPIRIISPGRVYRSDAVDATHSPLFHQIEGLVVDKGITFANLKGTLEVIIKRLYGEDSVVRFRPHHFPFTEPSAEVDIQCFNCHGEGCRLCKGEGWIELLGCGMVHPKVLSNCNIDPEVYSGFAFGMGLERLVMRKYNIDDMRLFFENDVRFLKQF; encoded by the coding sequence ATGAAAGAGCAGTTGGAAACAATCCGTAAAAAAGCGGAACAGGATCTGCTCCGTGCGGCCGATAAAAAAGCGCTTGAAGATCTTCGCATCCGCTACCTCGGCAAAAAAGGCGAGCTGACAGCCATCTTAAAACAGATGGGCAGCCTGTCTGCGGAAGAGCGCCCTGTCATCGGCCAGCTTGCAAACCAGATTCGCGCACACATCGAAGAAGAACTGACGGCGCGCGCCGCGGAAATCCGCGAAGCCGAAACCGAACGCCGTCTGAAAAAGGAAAAAATTGACGTTACCCTTCCCGGTAAGCGCCGCGAGCTGGGGCACAAACACCCGCTGAACATCGAGCTGGACGAAATCAAAGAAATCTTCATCGGTCTTGGGTTCGACATTGTAAGCGGGCCGGAAGTGGAATACGACTACTACAACTTTGAGGCTTTGAACCTGCCGAAAGACCATCCCGCGCGCGACACGCAGGACACGTTTTATATTACCGACAATATTCTGCTGCGCACACAAACCTCACCGGTTCAGGTGCGCACCATGGAGAAGCAGAAACCGCCGATTCGCATTATCTCGCCCGGACGCGTTTACCGCTCCGATGCGGTAGACGCCACGCACTCCCCTCTGTTCCACCAGATTGAAGGACTCGTGGTCGACAAGGGCATCACATTTGCCAACCTGAAAGGCACGCTCGAAGTCATCATTAAGCGCCTGTACGGAGAAGATTCCGTTGTTCGTTTCCGCCCGCACCACTTCCCGTTCACGGAACCTTCCGCCGAAGTTGACATTCAGTGCTTCAACTGCCACGGCGAGGGCTGCCGTCTCTGCAAAGGGGAAGGCTGGATTGAACTTCTCGGATGTGGAATGGTTCACCCGAAGGTTCTCTCCAATTGCAACATCGACCCCGAAGTTTACAGCGGCTTTGCGTTCGGCATGGGACTGGAACGCCTTGTCATGCGCAAATACAACATTGACGACATGCGTCTGTTTTTTGAGAACGACGTCAGATTTCTGAAACAGTTTTGA
- a CDS encoding spore coat protein — MNFSQVSGNQPSSNLQERDLMNDVLSSQKFITDTYNTFTNECATPNVRDGFMSILNEEHQIQAEVFDMMKQRGWYQTPAADQQKVNQAKQQYASQKAQS, encoded by the coding sequence ATGAATTTTTCACAAGTAAGCGGAAATCAGCCCAGCAGCAATCTACAAGAACGTGACTTGATGAACGACGTTCTGTCCTCCCAAAAGTTTATTACCGACACCTACAATACTTTTACCAATGAATGTGCAACGCCGAATGTACGCGACGGCTTCATGTCGATTCTGAATGAAGAGCATCAGATTCAGGCAGAAGTGTTTGACATGATGAAGCAGCGCGGCTGGTATCAGACACCGGCTGCTGACCAGCAGAAAGTCAATCAGGCAAAGCAGCAGTACGCAAGTCAGAAAGCGCAAAGCTAA
- a CDS encoding type II toxin-antitoxin system PemK/MazF family toxin yields MIVRRGDIFYADLSPVVGSEQGGIRPVLIVQNNVGNRFSPTVIAAAITSQRTKANLPTHIFVNAKTSGLAKDSIVLLEQVRTIDKHRLKERMGSLDSKAMSEVDKALSVSFGLTDRQKVQGTT; encoded by the coding sequence ATGATTGTCCGAAGGGGCGATATTTTTTACGCCGACCTTAGTCCGGTTGTCGGTTCGGAGCAAGGAGGCATTCGTCCTGTATTGATCGTTCAGAACAACGTTGGCAATCGGTTCAGTCCTACGGTAATTGCGGCGGCAATTACGAGCCAGCGTACCAAAGCAAATCTCCCAACACATATATTCGTGAATGCGAAGACGTCAGGTCTCGCAAAAGATTCTATTGTTCTGCTGGAACAAGTTCGCACCATTGATAAGCATCGCCTGAAGGAGCGCATGGGAAGCCTCGACTCCAAAGCGATGAGTGAAGTGGATAAAGCTCTTTCTGTAAGTTTTGGCCTAACAGATAGGCAGAAAGTGCAGGGGACTACATAA
- a CDS encoding helix-turn-helix transcriptional regulator, whose product MQKTEKQKMKLLYLMKLLVEQTDEDHPLTIAQIIDELAKNGIHAERKSIYADINALREYGLDITSRKSKTTGYFIASRTFELPELKLLADAVASSKFITEKKSKQLIQKIESLTSCYEAKQLQRQVYVTGRVKNANEKIYYNVDSIHQAIAQKKQISFRYFEYTVDKEKEYRHGGDLYYASPYALSWDNQNYYLIAYYERYQKISHFRVDKMENIELLDTPACELPEGEFDVVEYSRKLFGMYGGEEELIRLQFDNSLIGVVLDRFGMDADIQKADEHSFIVTFHAFVSPTLLGWIFEFTGKVKVLEPESLKQKLRMKAMECLKMNSDDRTL is encoded by the coding sequence ATGCAGAAAACAGAAAAGCAAAAAATGAAGCTGCTGTACTTAATGAAACTGCTAGTTGAACAGACAGACGAAGACCATCCGCTAACGATTGCGCAGATTATTGATGAACTTGCGAAAAACGGTATCCACGCCGAACGCAAAAGCATTTATGCCGATATCAATGCGCTCCGCGAGTATGGGCTCGACATCACTTCCCGAAAATCCAAAACGACCGGATATTTCATAGCGAGCAGAACCTTTGAGCTCCCGGAACTGAAACTGCTGGCCGACGCGGTGGCTTCGTCAAAATTTATCACGGAGAAAAAATCGAAACAACTGATTCAAAAAATCGAAAGCCTAACAAGCTGTTACGAGGCAAAACAGCTTCAGCGGCAGGTTTATGTAACCGGCAGAGTAAAAAATGCCAATGAAAAGATTTATTATAATGTTGATTCCATTCATCAGGCGATTGCGCAGAAAAAGCAAATTTCCTTTCGCTATTTTGAGTATACGGTGGATAAAGAAAAAGAATACCGCCACGGCGGTGATCTTTATTATGCTTCTCCCTACGCGCTTTCTTGGGACAACCAAAACTATTACCTCATTGCCTATTATGAGCGGTATCAGAAAATTTCGCATTTCCGCGTAGACAAAATGGAAAACATTGAGCTGCTGGATACACCGGCGTGCGAATTGCCGGAAGGAGAATTCGATGTTGTCGAATACTCAAGAAAGCTGTTCGGAATGTACGGCGGAGAAGAAGAACTGATTCGCCTGCAGTTTGACAATTCGCTCATCGGCGTTGTTCTGGACCGGTTCGGCATGGACGCGGACATTCAAAAAGCTGACGAGCACAGCTTTATTGTGACATTCCATGCTTTCGTCAGCCCTACCCTGCTTGGATGGATTTTTGAATTCACCGGAAAAGTGAAAGTGCTGGAACCGGAAAGTCTAAAGCAGAAGCTGCGCATGAAAGCGATGGAATGTTTGAAAATGAATTCCGATGACAGAACATTATAA
- a CDS encoding DUF6106 family protein, which translates to MDIFVEQIVKKKFSTKDYLIIAAIIIGGLALIFASFLIPAISFLVIVGVIFGAYYLISARNVEFEYSVTNGDITIDKIINRRSRKRVVSVDAHDIEDMGKFRPEIVKNKSGYTPYYTAQTDSGENSWYFCAHTSKYGNVLVVFDPEERVLEAIKPFMPRQVAFVVFGRH; encoded by the coding sequence ATGGATATCTTTGTGGAACAAATTGTCAAGAAAAAATTCAGTACGAAAGATTATCTCATTATTGCTGCCATTATTATTGGCGGCCTTGCTCTCATATTTGCATCATTCCTGATTCCTGCAATCAGCTTTCTTGTCATTGTCGGTGTCATTTTCGGTGCTTATTACCTGATTTCCGCCCGCAATGTTGAGTTTGAATACAGCGTAACCAACGGAGATATCACCATCGACAAAATCATTAACCGCCGCAGCCGCAAGCGTGTCGTTTCCGTTGATGCGCATGACATTGAAGACATGGGAAAATTCCGGCCGGAAATTGTAAAGAACAAGAGCGGATATACGCCATACTATACCGCACAGACAGATTCCGGTGAAAACAGCTGGTATTTCTGCGCGCATACATCGAAATACGGCAACGTTCTTGTGGTGTTTGACCCCGAAGAGCGTGTTTTGGAAGCGATCAAACCGTTCATGCCGAGGCAGGTGGCTTTCGTTGTTTTCGGTAGGCACTGA
- a CDS encoding NAD(P)H-hydrate dehydratase yields MFSVGTDLVEIERIRKSMQNPRFCSRVFGTAELAWLAKRGFSVESAAAAFCAKEAFSKAIGTGLWAFSLREVQVIHEERTGKPVLQLSGRALKLAGNSRFSVSLTHTDRYASAVVVREDDDVPPLPESEGLQILRNALKPRALESNKGDYGRLLCVCGSEGMAGAAAMSISAALRCGAGIVEAALPHSIYPIVASRLAEPVFTILHPNPNGSASPQDEIALSAAIRRASAVLIGCGLGKSDAARCALKHVLAESQVPVIVDADGINLLAEHIDELQVCKAPVILTPHHGEMARLLNTTPRWIQSHREETARSFSKEHGVILVLKGAGTLVASPDGKLYRNDTGNPGMAKGGSGDVLAGMIASFAAQGIQPFEAAAGGVWLHGLAGDRCAARFSQSAMLPTDLVNMLPELFRELGR; encoded by the coding sequence TTGTTTTCGGTAGGCACTGACCTTGTAGAAATTGAAAGAATCCGAAAATCCATGCAGAATCCGCGCTTTTGCAGCCGGGTGTTCGGCACTGCCGAACTCGCCTGGCTAGCGAAGCGCGGATTTTCCGTTGAAAGTGCCGCCGCAGCGTTTTGCGCGAAAGAGGCTTTTTCCAAAGCGATTGGAACCGGCCTTTGGGCCTTTTCGCTGCGTGAGGTTCAGGTTATACACGAGGAACGGACCGGCAAACCTGTACTGCAGCTTTCCGGAAGAGCGCTTAAACTGGCAGGCAATTCGCGGTTCAGCGTGAGCCTAACCCACACCGACCGGTATGCTTCTGCCGTTGTGGTGCGTGAAGACGACGACGTTCCTCCGCTGCCGGAGTCGGAAGGCCTGCAGATTCTGCGCAATGCTTTAAAGCCCCGCGCTTTGGAAAGCAATAAAGGAGATTACGGCAGACTGCTGTGCGTCTGCGGCAGCGAAGGCATGGCCGGCGCTGCAGCCATGAGCATTAGCGCGGCGCTCCGCTGCGGCGCGGGAATCGTCGAAGCTGCGCTGCCGCATTCCATTTATCCCATTGTAGCTTCGCGCCTTGCGGAACCTGTCTTTACCATTTTGCATCCGAATCCGAACGGCTCGGCTTCACCCCAAGACGAAATTGCACTTTCGGCGGCAATCCGCCGGGCCAGTGCCGTGCTCATTGGCTGCGGCCTCGGGAAAAGCGATGCGGCGCGCTGCGCATTAAAGCATGTGCTTGCGGAGTCACAGGTTCCAGTCATTGTGGACGCGGATGGAATAAATCTTCTGGCAGAGCATATAGATGAACTGCAGGTCTGCAAAGCACCGGTCATCCTCACGCCGCACCACGGGGAAATGGCGCGCCTTTTGAATACGACGCCCCGCTGGATTCAGTCTCACCGGGAGGAGACCGCCCGTTCATTCTCCAAAGAGCACGGCGTCATTCTTGTGCTCAAAGGAGCCGGAACTCTGGTCGCGTCCCCGGACGGAAAGCTATATCGGAACGATACCGGAAACCCGGGCATGGCAAAGGGCGGAAGCGGCGACGTGCTTGCGGGAATGATTGCTTCGTTCGCGGCTCAGGGAATCCAGCCGTTTGAGGCTGCGGCAGGCGGAGTCTGGCTGCACGGACTCGCTGGCGACCGCTGCGCGGCTCGTTTTTCTCAGAGCGCCATGCTACCAACAGACCTAGTCAATATGCTGCCGGAACTGTTCCGGGAACTTGGGCGGTAG